A window of Equus quagga isolate Etosha38 unplaced genomic scaffold, UCLA_HA_Equagga_1.0 188_RagTag, whole genome shotgun sequence contains these coding sequences:
- the LOC124233301 gene encoding zinc finger protein 391, with product MESLRGNTAQGPTNEEGCKSEDQLSRQTKCHVQKKSSFEKRTIRKVSMTLKEIFTRERGPESSEFSLSSKLHTQQKIPKGTRSLISRKNSKVNSNLIKHQKLFSQKKLCKCNECGKAFSYQSNLIVHSRIHDGEKPFECNECGKTFSRSTHLIEHQRTHTGEKPYECSECGKAFSRSTHLSLHQRIHTGEKPYECRECGKAFSRSTNLSQHQRTHTQEKPYKCNDCGKAFSDRSTIIQHQRIHTGENPYECSECGKAFSWISSLIEHQRTHTGENPYECSDCGKVFSRSSSLIEHQRIHTGEKPHECRECGKGFSRSSSLIIHQRTHTGEKPYKCNDCGKAFSQSSTLIRHQQLHSKE from the coding sequence ATGGAAAGTCTCAGAGGGAATACTGCCCAAGGTCCTACAAATGAAGAAGGCTGCAAAAGTGAGGACCAGTTATCAAGGCAGACAAAATGTCATGTACAGAAGaaatcttcttttgagaaaagaacaatcagaaaagTGTCAATGACCCTCAAGGAAATTTTCACTAGGGAGAGAGGCCCTGAATCCAGTGAATTTAGTCTAAGCTCCAAACTTCATACACAGCAGAAAATTCCAAAGGGAACTAGATCCCTCATATCTAGGAAAAACTCCAAAGTTAATTCAAACTTAATTAAACACCAAAAACTCTTCTCACAAAAGAAACTTTGtaaatgcaatgaatgtgggaaagcttttagtTACCAATCAAACCTTATTGTCCACAGTAGAATTCATGATGGAGAAAAGCCTTTtgaatgcaatgaatgtgggaaaacttTTAGCCGAAGTACACACCTTATTGAACatcaaagaactcacactggagagaaaccttatgaatgcagtgaatgtggaaaagcttTTAGCCGGAGTACTCACCTTAGTCTACATCAGAGGAtccatactggagaaaaaccatatgagtgtcgtgaatgtggaaaagcctttagcCGAAGTACTAACCTTAGTCAACATCAGCGAACTCATACTCAAGaaaaaccttacaaatgtaatgactgtgggaaagccttcagtgacCGTTCAACTATAATTCAGCATCAACGAATACACACTGGAGAGAACCCCtatgaatgcagtgaatgtggaaaagctttcagttggATCTCATCTCTTATTgaacatcagagaactcacactggagagaaccCTTATGAGTGCAGTGACTGTGGGAAAGTGTTCAGTCGAAGCTCATCCCTTATTGAACATCAGAGAATCCACACTGGAGAAAAGCCCCATGAGTGTAGAGAGTGTGGAAAGGGCTTTAGTCGGAGCTCATCCCTTATTATCCACCAGAGAACTCATACCGGAGAGAAGCCTTACAAATGTAAtgactgtgggaaagccttcagtcagAGTTCAACTCTCATCAGACATCAGCAACTTCACAGTAAAGAGTAA